One region of Flavobacterium sp. GSB-24 genomic DNA includes:
- a CDS encoding SDR family NAD(P)-dependent oxidoreductase, translated as MKTAGNTIFISGGSAGIGLAVAKKLSSSGNKIIINGRSGERLQSALKQLDNAAAIQGDLSLEADRIRIAEQLKEHYPEVNLIINNAGAAFSYLLSETLNAHQKAAIEMNTNYLSVIHFTELLLPHLLQKKESAVVNISSIAVFASHKLLPTYGASKAALHSYTAALRSTYEEEKNLQIYEVYPPLVNTEFSAEIGGAQGISPDQVADELFLALEKNQFDVPVGDSKQFFK; from the coding sequence ATGAAAACAGCAGGCAATACAATATTCATTAGCGGGGGAAGTGCCGGTATAGGATTGGCAGTTGCAAAAAAATTAAGCAGCTCAGGCAATAAAATAATAATTAACGGGCGCAGTGGAGAACGTCTGCAGAGTGCTTTAAAACAATTGGATAATGCAGCGGCTATACAAGGGGATTTATCTCTGGAAGCCGATAGAATTCGAATTGCGGAACAGTTAAAAGAGCATTACCCGGAAGTAAATCTAATCATTAACAATGCCGGTGCAGCGTTCAGTTATCTTTTAAGTGAAACTTTAAATGCCCACCAGAAAGCCGCAATAGAGATGAATACCAATTATTTGAGCGTAATTCATTTCACGGAGCTTTTACTGCCGCACTTACTGCAGAAAAAAGAATCTGCGGTTGTTAATATTTCTTCTATTGCCGTATTTGCAAGCCATAAATTGCTTCCAACTTATGGAGCCTCTAAAGCGGCACTTCACAGTTATACCGCCGCACTCCGATCCACTTATGAAGAAGAGAAAAATCTTCAAATCTATGAAGTCTATCCCCCGCTGGTCAATACTGAATTTTCAGCTGAGATAGGAGGGGCACAGGGCATTTCGCCGGACCAGGTTGCAGATGAATTGTTTTTGGCTCTTGAAAAAAATCAGTTTGATGTTCCGGTTGGCGATTCTAAACAATTCTTTAAATAA
- a CDS encoding SDR family NAD(P)-dependent oxidoreductase has product MDIKGKTILITGGASGIGFEAAKQFLALGAKVIITGRNQAKLDAAKKAYPAITAIQSDAADKEDAKFLFNKVRELGGIDILYNNAAVLAPPSNLGIPSDRHIEGAAYEMQVNYIGVIRLNNLFMDMLQSRKEAAIINTTSILSQAPSLIEATYSSSKTALAFYTVSLREHLKIIGSHVKIFELIPPLVATEMTADRKDKKISVQEMVKGLIDGLEKENYTIRVGDAKLFSLVNRFFPKTAFRLINPKKSHQLLKN; this is encoded by the coding sequence ATGGACATAAAAGGCAAAACGATATTGATCACCGGAGGCGCTTCCGGTATTGGGTTTGAAGCGGCCAAACAGTTCTTGGCACTCGGAGCCAAAGTAATCATTACGGGAAGAAATCAGGCCAAATTGGATGCCGCTAAAAAAGCATATCCAGCCATCACAGCAATTCAAAGTGATGCGGCAGATAAAGAAGATGCAAAATTTCTTTTTAACAAAGTAAGAGAACTCGGAGGTATTGACATTTTATACAATAATGCCGCCGTACTTGCACCGCCGTCAAATTTAGGTATCCCAAGTGACAGACATATTGAAGGTGCCGCTTACGAAATGCAGGTCAATTACATAGGCGTTATAAGGCTTAATAACCTGTTTATGGACATGTTGCAGTCCAGAAAAGAAGCCGCGATAATAAATACAACATCAATACTCAGTCAGGCCCCGTCATTGATTGAAGCCACCTATTCTTCTTCTAAAACCGCGCTGGCTTTCTACACCGTGTCGCTTCGTGAGCATTTGAAGATAATAGGAAGTCACGTAAAAATATTTGAACTGATCCCGCCGCTTGTTGCCACAGAAATGACCGCAGACCGGAAAGATAAAAAAATATCGGTTCAGGAAATGGTAAAAGGACTTATAGACGGGCTTGAGAAGGAAAATTATACCATACGCGTGGGCGATGCGAAACTCTTCAGCCTGGTTAACAGGTTTTTTCCAAAAACAGCCTTTAGATTAATTAACCCTAAGAAAAGCCATCAGCTTTTAAAAAACTAA
- a CDS encoding NADP-dependent oxidoreductase has translation MKAFIINKYTKAGLQLADVPDPAVGNNDVLIEVYAAGVNLLDSKIKTGEFKLMLPYKMPMILGHDVAGIVVKTGKNATKFKVGDHVYSRPADYHAGTFAEYIAVNEKDAAFKPKNISMNQAASIPLAALTAWQALVELSGLKKGQKVFIQAGSGGVGTIAIQLAKHLGAVVATTASAKSFELLKNLGADILIDYKTNDFEHMLKDYDVVLNSQDQKTLEKSLNVLKPHGKAVSISGPPTPEFAKEIGLPWHLSIIMSLLSFGVRNKAKKKRVNFSFLFMRAEGSQLQEITKLIENGIIRPVVDKVFVFEQTNQALEYVESGRAKGKVVIQIKSENQQMHSVKPH, from the coding sequence ATGAAAGCATTTATAATAAATAAATATACTAAAGCAGGTCTGCAGCTTGCAGATGTTCCAGATCCAGCTGTGGGCAATAATGATGTTTTAATTGAAGTCTATGCCGCAGGGGTTAATCTTTTGGATTCCAAAATAAAAACAGGAGAGTTTAAATTGATGCTTCCCTATAAAATGCCTATGATTCTGGGGCATGATGTGGCGGGTATTGTGGTCAAAACAGGTAAAAATGCCACAAAATTTAAAGTCGGGGACCACGTATATTCCCGCCCAGCGGATTACCATGCAGGGACTTTTGCCGAGTATATTGCCGTGAATGAAAAAGATGCGGCATTCAAGCCCAAAAACATTTCTATGAACCAGGCGGCTTCTATTCCGCTGGCTGCGCTCACGGCATGGCAGGCATTGGTAGAGCTTTCGGGTTTGAAAAAGGGTCAGAAAGTATTTATCCAGGCAGGTTCAGGAGGTGTTGGAACCATAGCGATACAGCTGGCAAAACACTTAGGTGCAGTCGTTGCCACTACAGCCAGTGCAAAAAGTTTTGAACTGCTGAAAAACCTCGGTGCTGATATACTTATTGATTATAAAACCAATGATTTTGAGCATATGCTTAAAGATTATGATGTTGTTCTGAACAGCCAGGATCAGAAAACACTTGAAAAATCATTAAACGTTTTAAAACCTCACGGAAAGGCAGTCTCCATTTCAGGACCGCCGACACCTGAGTTTGCAAAAGAGATAGGACTGCCGTGGCATTTGAGCATAATTATGTCCCTGCTTAGTTTTGGTGTAAGAAATAAGGCTAAAAAGAAGCGTGTGAACTTTAGTTTTCTATTTATGAGAGCTGAAGGAAGCCAGCTGCAGGAAATTACAAAACTTATTGAAAATGGAATTATTAGACCAGTAGTAGATAAAGTATTTGTTTTTGAACAGACCAACCAGGCCCTGGAGTATGTAGAAAGCGGGCGCGCTAAAGGTAAGGTTGTAATACAGATAAAAAGTGAGAACCAGCAGATGCACAGTGTAAAACCTCATTGA